DNA sequence from the Vicinamibacterales bacterium genome:
CCTCAGGCGGGCCGGCGCCATTCGGAACTCGAGCGGCGCCAAAGGCACCACGCGCCTCGAGAGCACGCGCCTGATTCGACGCGAACGAGACGATCGTGGCTGAAGCGGCAGGGGTCGGCGTGCTCGACGCCTCGGTTGCGGTGAAGCTCGTCGTGAACGAGCCTGGCACCCCCGAGAGTGTCGGCCTGATCGAGCAACCCGTCCGGTGGCTGGCTCCGCGGCTGCTGGTGACGGAAGTCGCTTCCGCGCTTCGTCGCAAGGCGGAAGGCGGAGACCTGTCTCCCCTCCACGCCACGAGTGCGCTGGCCGCGCTTCTCGACGCCGTTGACGACGGTGTCATCCGGCTGGCACAGGACGAAGAGCTGGCGCCAGCGGCGCTGACCCTGGCGCTGACCCTCGGGCACAAAGTACCTGACTGTGTCTATCTGGCCCTGGCCGAGCGCGAAGGCGCCGTGCTGGCGTCGGCTGACCGGAAACTGATTGCCGCGGCAAGGAGCCGCGGAGTGCTCGTCACCGAGGTCCCCTCGAGTTGGTGAAGAACTAATGCCGTTACGAATTGGATTCGATCTCGACGGCACCGTCGCCGACATGTACTCCGCCCTCCACCAGGAGGCCCTCAAGCTGTTCGGCGAGGAGGTGCTGGCGCAGTCGGCCTACAAGAAAGCGCCGCCGAGTCCCGACGGCGCCGAGGAAGCGCCGAAAGCGCCCGAGGACGAAACCAGCGCCACGGCGATGGAAGAACTGCACCTCAACGCCCGTCAGCAGATGCAGTTGTGGGACCACGTCAGGAAGATCGAAGACTTCTGGACGACGCTGCCGGAGCTGGAGCCGGGGATCA
Encoded proteins:
- a CDS encoding type II toxin-antitoxin system VapC family toxin; translation: MAEAAGVGVLDASVAVKLVVNEPGTPESVGLIEQPVRWLAPRLLVTEVASALRRKAEGGDLSPLHATSALAALLDAVDDGVIRLAQDEELAPAALTLALTLGHKVPDCVYLALAEREGAVLASADRKLIAAARSRGVLVTEVPSSW